From Sulfolobales archaeon:
GAGAGCCATATAGCCTAGGTAGAGGGCCTTCTTAAGCCTATCATTCTTGCTAGTGCCTAGGTGGGGTAGGAAATACCTATCTATGATCTGCTCAGCCCTCTCAATTCTAACCTCCCTAGGCTGTCCAACAGCAACCCTATTACCTATAAACTCTAGGGCATCTGTAGAGGTCTTTATCTCAGCGCTCTGTAGCAGAGATGGTATTAGCTCCTTCTGGATCTCCTGATCAGGTGATACAGCTAGTGCTATCTCATAATCACTCTCAAGCCCTAGAGCCCTCATCATAACCGCGAAGGGTATCTTACCAGTCACGGCTGGGAAGGATATGTGGAGCGTCCCATCCTTATGGCGATCCAGTATTATGGGTACTCTATAACCTGTTGTTGCAGATACAACCTTCGCCATATGGGTTACATTGAGCCCCTCCTTAGCATAATCAACTATCACCCTGTTCGGAGCTAGATCCTCCTGTGCTACTAATATCCTCTCGCTACCATTTATTATGAAGTATCCCCCAGGATCCTTTGGATCCTCTCCGATCTCTCTAAGGGTCTTCTCATCCATAGTGCTGGTGGGATCCTTAACACTTCTAACCATAACAGGTATCTCGCATAGAAGTATAGGCTCTGGAGATGCGCTCTTGATCCCATCCTCCACAAGCACTATATTAACATAGACAGGGGCTGCATATGTGAGATTCCTTATCCTACATTCCAGGGGGGTTATAGATGTGTTTATACTCCCATCAAACTCCCTAACCTGTGGATTCCCTATCCTAACATCTGTTATCACTGCATAGAAGTTTGGTGAGGAGGTCTGGACAATAGATTCCTCCTCAATGATCTCCCTGAGTCTCCTGGTTATAAAATCGTTATAGCTGTTTATATGCTGCTTAACAAGCCCCTTCTCCCTTATAAACCTCTCTATAACGATCCATCTATCCTCGGGAGTTGGGAATGTATCGATCCTCTGCATAGACCTGGCATCACCCCGCTATAACATATCTATAAACAACAATCTCACCAGCAGTCTCGCTCTTCCTAATAACCCTAATGATATCCCCAGGCTTAGCCCCAATAGCCCTAGCAACAGGATCGCTAGCCTTTATCCACGGAAG
This genomic window contains:
- a CDS encoding DNA-directed RNA polymerase subunit H — its product is MSEKRFNVLKHELVPRHEIVPIEEAIKILRELGVRPEQLPWIKASDPVARAIGAKPGDIIRVIRKSETAGEIVVYRYVIAG
- a CDS encoding DNA-directed RNA polymerase subunit B''; the protein is MQRIDTFPTPEDRWIVIERFIREKGLVKQHINSYNDFITRRLREIIEEESIVQTSSPNFYAVITDVRIGNPQVREFDGSINTSITPLECRIRNLTYAAPVYVNIVLVEDGIKSASPEPILLCEIPVMVRSVKDPTSTMDEKTLREIGEDPKDPGGYFIINGSERILVAQEDLAPNRVIVDYAKEGLNVTHMAKVVSATTGYRVPIILDRHKDGTLHISFPAVTGKIPFAVMMRALGLESDYEIALAVSPDQEIQKELIPSLLQSAEIKTSTDALEFIGNRVAVGQPREVRIERAEQIIDRYFLPHLGTSKNDRLKKALYLGYMALKLIEFMLGRREADDKDHYRNKRLKLAGDLLAVQFRVA